A part of Candidatus Abyssobacteria bacterium SURF_5 genomic DNA contains:
- the malQ gene encoding 4-alpha-glucanotransferase — protein sequence MKRRASGILLHVTSLPSRFGIGDMGPEAHHFAEFLARSMQTFWQILPLNPTEGIHSHSPYHTTGAFACNSLIASPELLVDQGLLESQEIASPPEFPANKVDYDAVASFKKPLFLKAFERFRRREPMADYNRFCHESSHWLDSFALFMALKHKFNGEIWSKWPAEFRDRHPDALLKISVELAERIELEKFLQYISYTQWALLKKHCNHRGIQVIGDLPIYVDYDSADVWTHPYLFKLDEQKRPYVVAGVPPDYFSQTGQLWGNPIYRWDVLKGTGYDWWIRRIEHCLKLYDFVRIDHFRGFVAYWEVPVHEKTAVNGRWVEAPALDFFHQLMKKFPYLPIVAEDLGTITADVREVISRFDLPGMKLLMFAFGDDMPSNPYIPHNYEPNYVAYTGTHDNNTVRGWFDTIGPEEKKRLFQYLGREVAADQIHWDLIRLLMMSVASLVIFPMQDILGLGEDARMNLPATRKGNWQWRLAPNMLTENLVESLGEATRTYGRA from the coding sequence ATGAAAAGACGAGCCAGCGGCATTCTTCTGCACGTCACGTCTCTTCCATCACGGTTTGGTATCGGTGACATGGGGCCCGAGGCGCATCATTTCGCCGAGTTTCTCGCCCGAAGCATGCAGACCTTCTGGCAGATATTGCCCCTCAATCCAACGGAAGGAATTCATTCCCATTCGCCCTATCATACCACCGGCGCCTTCGCCTGCAACTCACTGATCGCCAGTCCGGAGCTCTTGGTCGATCAGGGGCTGCTCGAGAGCCAGGAGATTGCATCTCCGCCTGAGTTTCCGGCCAACAAAGTTGATTATGACGCCGTGGCTTCCTTTAAGAAACCGCTTTTTCTGAAAGCGTTTGAACGTTTTCGACGCCGTGAGCCGATGGCCGACTACAATAGATTCTGCCACGAAAGTTCCCACTGGCTTGATTCGTTTGCTCTTTTCATGGCGCTCAAGCACAAGTTCAACGGCGAAATCTGGAGCAAATGGCCGGCGGAATTCCGCGATCGCCATCCTGATGCGCTGCTGAAGATTTCGGTTGAACTTGCAGAGCGAATTGAACTGGAGAAATTCCTTCAATATATCTCTTACACGCAATGGGCCCTGCTAAAAAAACACTGCAATCACCGTGGGATCCAAGTCATCGGAGACCTGCCGATTTATGTTGATTACGACAGCGCCGACGTGTGGACTCATCCATACCTGTTTAAACTGGATGAGCAGAAGCGGCCGTATGTGGTTGCGGGTGTGCCCCCGGATTATTTCAGCCAGACCGGCCAACTCTGGGGCAATCCGATTTATCGATGGGACGTCCTCAAGGGAACGGGCTACGACTGGTGGATTCGCAGGATCGAGCACTGCCTGAAATTATATGATTTCGTGCGGATCGACCATTTCCGCGGATTTGTCGCCTATTGGGAGGTCCCCGTCCATGAAAAGACGGCTGTCAATGGGAGATGGGTGGAAGCGCCCGCCCTTGATTTTTTCCACCAGCTTATGAAGAAGTTTCCTTACCTTCCGATCGTTGCCGAAGATCTCGGAACGATCACGGCCGACGTGAGAGAGGTAATCAGCCGCTTTGATCTGCCCGGGATGAAACTCCTCATGTTCGCGTTCGGTGACGACATGCCTTCCAATCCCTATATCCCTCATAACTACGAACCCAATTACGTTGCCTATACCGGCACTCACGATAACAACACCGTCCGAGGGTGGTTTGACACCATCGGCCCAGAAGAGAAGAAGAGACTGTTCCAATATCTGGGACGAGAAGTCGCGGCCGATCAGATTCATTGGGATCTGATCCGGCTGCTCATGATGTCGGTGGCCAGTCTGGTGATCTTTCCGATGCAGGACATCCTGGGACTTGGAGAAGATGCGCGCATGAACTTACCGGCAACGCGGAAAGGAAACTGGCAGTGGCGCCTGGCGCCAAACATGCTCACCGAGAACCTCGTTGAGAGTCTGGGCGAGGCGACCCGCACATATGGAAGAGCTTGA
- the treY gene encoding malto-oligosyltrehalose synthase: protein MKIPIATYRLQLHHEFGFKDARNIVPFLADLGVSDIYASPIFKAKKGSLHGYDVVDPNELNPELGSAAEFEELMTEVHERGMGWLQDIVPNHMAFDSENRMLMDVFENGENSPYFGFFDVNWRQDTQVKAQVLAPFLGEFYGEALEGGEIALKFGPAGLAAKYYDLEFPLKVESYVHVFTHRLAVLREQLGDTHSDFIRYLGALYVLEGLSAPEAESERNERIKVIKKTFWDLYNENSTVAFFIDSNLRRFNGDSNDPDSFNLLDDLLSEQVFRLSFWKVAYEEINYRRFFSINNLISMKLENEKAFEHLHSLICKMVAERKFTGLRVDHIDGLYDPAGYLKRLKESGDNVYVVVEKILDLSEELPRVWPVQGTTGYDFLNYVNGLFCMGDNESLMTKAYTGFSGQNPSYGELVYEKKRLIIEKHMGGDVDALARLLKSISGLDRHGRDITLYGLRRVLVEILAQFPVYRTYVNDELVSDRDSIYILEAVQRAALHNPGLLNEFNFLKKFFLMDFGPNISEDEKRQRVRFVMRFQQFSGPLMAKGFEDTLLYVYNRLISLNEVGGSPDKFGIPLEEFHRFNNSRATTWPHSLNATSTHDTKRGEDVRTRINVLSEIPKEWESAVKRWSKLNRKAKQIAGGISIPDRNDEYFLYQTLIGTFPAQEDDYEVYVERLKEYAIKVVREAKVHTAWLKPDVEYENAFLSFLEKIVTPKEDNAFLADFRAYQKRIARFGIFNSLSQVIIKATAPGVPDFFQGTELWDLSLVDPDNRRPVDFQTRMHLFEEMKTKLNDDLAGLLQELLDSREDGRIKLFLIHRLLSARKKRHRIFQEGSYEPLPVQGHLQNHVIAFARIYSNMWAVTVAPRFLITVLKEDEDPFGEKVWKDTYLALPEGAPKSWRDAITDDQATLDNFLPVGKVLRRFPVSLLVSEG from the coding sequence ATGAAAATTCCCATAGCCACGTATAGGCTTCAACTCCATCATGAGTTCGGATTCAAAGACGCCAGAAACATAGTGCCTTTCCTGGCGGATCTGGGTGTTTCCGACATATATGCTTCGCCTATTTTCAAGGCGAAGAAAGGAAGCCTTCATGGGTATGACGTGGTGGACCCGAACGAACTGAATCCCGAACTCGGCTCGGCGGCCGAATTTGAAGAGCTTATGACCGAGGTGCACGAACGCGGCATGGGCTGGCTGCAGGATATTGTCCCAAATCATATGGCTTTTGATTCGGAAAATCGCATGCTGATGGACGTGTTCGAGAATGGGGAAAACTCACCCTATTTTGGCTTTTTTGACGTTAATTGGCGGCAGGATACGCAGGTGAAGGCACAGGTCCTGGCGCCCTTCCTGGGAGAGTTCTACGGCGAAGCGCTTGAAGGCGGTGAAATCGCTCTAAAATTTGGGCCGGCCGGGCTGGCGGCGAAATATTACGACCTGGAATTCCCGCTGAAAGTGGAGTCGTACGTTCACGTATTCACCCACCGGCTTGCCGTACTCCGCGAGCAACTTGGAGACACGCATTCCGACTTCATCCGTTATCTGGGCGCCTTGTATGTTCTGGAGGGCCTGTCCGCGCCGGAAGCCGAGTCCGAACGTAACGAGCGCATAAAGGTCATCAAGAAAACTTTTTGGGATCTATATAATGAGAACTCGACCGTCGCATTTTTCATTGATTCAAACCTCCGCCGCTTCAATGGTGACTCGAACGACCCGGACTCTTTCAATCTGCTGGATGATCTCCTATCGGAACAGGTATTCCGGCTTTCGTTCTGGAAGGTTGCATACGAGGAGATCAATTACCGAAGGTTCTTCAGCATTAATAATCTGATCTCGATGAAGCTGGAGAACGAAAAAGCGTTCGAGCATCTTCATTCATTGATCTGTAAAATGGTCGCGGAACGAAAGTTCACCGGACTGCGCGTGGATCACATCGACGGGCTTTATGACCCCGCCGGTTATTTGAAGCGGCTGAAAGAGAGCGGCGACAACGTTTACGTCGTTGTCGAGAAAATTCTGGACCTCAGCGAGGAATTGCCTCGCGTCTGGCCGGTTCAGGGAACCACCGGCTACGACTTTCTGAATTACGTCAACGGCTTGTTCTGCATGGGGGATAATGAGTCTCTCATGACCAAAGCATATACAGGATTCTCCGGCCAGAATCCTTCCTATGGAGAACTTGTTTATGAGAAGAAGCGCCTCATAATCGAGAAGCACATGGGCGGCGACGTCGACGCCCTCGCGCGGCTCCTCAAGAGCATCTCCGGGCTGGACCGCCACGGCAGAGATATAACTCTGTACGGGTTGAGGCGAGTACTCGTCGAGATATTGGCCCAGTTTCCCGTCTACCGCACCTATGTAAATGATGAACTGGTTTCCGACCGCGACAGCATTTATATCCTCGAAGCCGTCCAGCGAGCAGCCTTACACAATCCGGGCCTGCTTAATGAATTCAATTTTCTCAAGAAATTCTTTCTGATGGACTTCGGACCCAATATCTCTGAAGATGAGAAACGGCAGCGCGTTCGCTTCGTCATGCGGTTTCAGCAGTTCTCCGGACCTCTGATGGCGAAAGGGTTCGAGGACACGCTGTTGTACGTTTACAACAGGCTCATCTCATTGAATGAAGTCGGCGGCTCGCCGGACAAGTTCGGCATCCCGCTCGAGGAGTTCCACCGGTTTAACAACAGCCGGGCGACAACATGGCCGCACTCATTGAACGCAACCTCCACGCACGACACGAAACGAGGGGAAGACGTTCGGACTCGCATCAACGTTCTGTCGGAAATCCCGAAGGAATGGGAGTCTGCCGTGAAGAGATGGAGCAAGCTGAATCGAAAGGCCAAGCAGATAGCCGGCGGCATTTCCATCCCGGACCGCAACGACGAATATTTTCTCTATCAGACGCTTATTGGAACATTTCCCGCGCAAGAGGATGACTACGAGGTGTACGTCGAGCGGCTCAAGGAATACGCGATTAAAGTGGTCCGGGAAGCAAAGGTACACACGGCATGGCTCAAGCCGGACGTGGAATATGAAAATGCCTTTCTCTCGTTTCTGGAAAAAATCGTTACTCCAAAAGAAGATAACGCGTTCCTCGCGGATTTCCGCGCGTACCAGAAAAGGATCGCTCGCTTTGGCATCTTCAATTCGCTTTCGCAGGTGATCATAAAGGCTACGGCGCCGGGAGTTCCCGACTTTTTTCAGGGAACAGAACTGTGGGACCTTTCACTCGTGGATCCGGACAACCGGCGACCGGTTGACTTTCAAACCCGGATGCATTTGTTCGAAGAGATGAAGACAAAACTGAACGACGACCTTGCCGGACTGCTTCAGGAATTGCTCGATTCGAGGGAGGACGGCAGGATCAAGCTGTTTCTCATACACAGACTGCTCTCGGCGCGCAAGAAGCGGCACCGCATTTTTCAGGAAGGTTCATATGAGCCGCTGCCGGTGCAGGGTCACTTGCAGAATCATGTCATAGCTTTTGCCCGCATCTATAGCAATATGTGGGCTGTGACTGTTGCGCCGCGCTTCCTGATCACCGTGTTGAAAGAAGACGAGGATCCTTTTGGTGAAAAGGTGTGGAAGGATACCTATCTTGCTCTCCCGGAGGGGGCTCCCAAATCCTGGCGGGATGCGATAACAGACGACCAGGCGACTCTTGATAATTTTCTGCCCGTCGGGAAAGTCCTCCGGCGTTTTCCCGTCTCACTATTGGTAAGCGAGGGATAA
- a CDS encoding DUF3536 domain-containing protein: MNQYICVHGHFYQPPRENPWLEAIELQDSAYPYHDWNEKITAECYGTNATSRILDDRRRIVQIVNNYGNMSFNFGPTLLAWLEAKAPDVYIAILNADKEGMAKFSGHGGAMAQAYNHPILPLLNRRDKRTQILWGIRDFEHRFGRHPEGMWLPETAVDLETLELLAESGISFTVLAPHQAKRVRPLRRGTCIAAHQAGQARPEKDSRWRDVTGGKIDPTMGYLLQLPSRRTINVLFYDGPISRAVAFEGLLNQGETFAKRLTSGFSAARDWPQLVHIATDGESYGHHHRHGDMALAYALQYIESRKLAQLTVYGEYLEKHPPTHEVDIYENTSWSCAHGIERWRSDCGCNTGGRPGWTQAWRTPLREALDWLRDRLIPEYELNAAKYVLDPWAARDDYIDVVLNRSAANVNSFINQHAVRPLQSAERETVLKLLELQRHALLMYTSCGWFFDELSGIETVQVIQYAGRALQLAQELFGNEIETHFLELLSRAKSNIAEFHDGRLIFEKFVRPAVVDLKKVAAHYAISSLFEEYAEHTNIYCYTVEKKRYDGFATGSAKLAIGSVKLSSEITGESQDLCFGVLHFGDHNLNCGVMDYAGAKPFEALYKEISDAFQRADLLIAIRLLDKHFGASTYSLKSLFRDEQRKILNLILETALNDAEDTYRLLYNRYAPMMRFLKDSGVPIPRALYAAAELILNVSIRQALEEEQFDADRIESLLHEANLVGVSLHVESLEYALRKNLETVSEEIVQAPAQEALLERLQDVLDLVRRLPFEANLWKTQNLYYMLLRNQFPSVRKQADQQNEQARRWIRRFAAIGELLSVKVE; this comes from the coding sequence ATGAACCAGTACATCTGCGTTCACGGCCATTTCTATCAGCCGCCGCGGGAAAATCCCTGGCTGGAAGCAATAGAGCTGCAGGATTCCGCCTACCCCTACCATGACTGGAATGAAAAGATTACCGCCGAATGCTATGGGACGAACGCAACATCCCGTATCCTGGACGATCGCCGGCGAATCGTACAAATCGTCAACAATTATGGAAACATGAGTTTCAATTTCGGGCCGACGCTGCTGGCGTGGTTGGAGGCGAAAGCCCCGGATGTCTATATCGCTATCCTGAATGCGGATAAGGAGGGCATGGCCAAATTTTCGGGGCACGGCGGTGCAATGGCACAGGCATATAACCACCCGATTCTCCCGCTGTTAAACAGGAGAGACAAGCGAACACAGATACTGTGGGGGATTCGCGATTTTGAGCATCGTTTCGGGCGGCATCCCGAAGGGATGTGGCTGCCGGAAACGGCTGTCGACCTGGAGACGTTGGAACTGCTCGCTGAAAGCGGTATTTCCTTCACCGTCCTGGCGCCGCATCAGGCGAAACGGGTGCGCCCGCTTCGACGGGGAACGTGCATCGCTGCACATCAAGCAGGGCAAGCTCGGCCGGAGAAGGACAGCAGGTGGCGCGATGTGACGGGAGGGAAAATCGACCCGACCATGGGGTATCTGCTCCAACTGCCGTCAAGGAGAACAATAAACGTGCTTTTTTATGACGGCCCGATTTCGCGCGCCGTCGCTTTTGAAGGCCTGTTGAACCAGGGCGAGACCTTTGCTAAAAGGCTGACAAGCGGGTTCTCCGCCGCACGAGATTGGCCACAGCTCGTCCATATCGCAACGGATGGAGAAAGCTATGGACACCATCATCGGCATGGAGACATGGCGCTCGCGTACGCTCTCCAGTACATCGAATCCCGAAAATTGGCCCAACTGACCGTGTATGGCGAGTATCTCGAGAAGCATCCGCCAACGCATGAGGTCGACATTTATGAAAACACGTCCTGGAGCTGCGCTCATGGCATTGAACGATGGCGCAGCGACTGCGGTTGCAACACCGGGGGCCGGCCGGGGTGGACGCAGGCTTGGAGGACTCCCCTGCGCGAGGCGCTCGATTGGCTTCGCGACCGTCTGATTCCTGAATACGAGTTGAATGCCGCGAAGTACGTGCTTGATCCCTGGGCCGCGCGCGACGATTATATCGATGTCGTACTGAACAGGTCCGCAGCGAATGTCAACTCCTTCATTAATCAGCACGCCGTTCGCCCGCTGCAGTCCGCGGAACGCGAAACCGTTCTCAAGCTTCTCGAGCTGCAGCGGCACGCTTTGCTGATGTACACGAGCTGTGGGTGGTTCTTTGACGAGTTGTCGGGTATCGAAACGGTACAGGTGATACAATACGCAGGACGCGCTCTCCAGTTGGCGCAAGAGCTTTTCGGGAATGAAATCGAAACCCATTTTCTTGAACTTCTTTCCAGAGCGAAGAGCAACATAGCCGAATTTCACGACGGACGTCTCATCTTTGAGAAGTTCGTGCGGCCGGCGGTCGTTGACCTGAAAAAGGTGGCTGCGCACTATGCCATAAGTTCTCTTTTCGAGGAGTATGCGGAGCATACAAATATCTACTGCTACACCGTCGAGAAGAAAAGATATGACGGCTTTGCCACGGGAAGCGCAAAGCTTGCGATAGGAAGCGTGAAGCTATCCTCCGAGATAACCGGCGAATCGCAGGACCTCTGCTTCGGCGTGCTCCATTTCGGCGACCATAACCTCAATTGCGGCGTCATGGATTACGCGGGCGCAAAACCGTTTGAAGCGCTCTATAAGGAAATATCCGACGCATTTCAACGAGCGGATTTGCTGATTGCTATCCGTCTGCTCGACAAGCACTTCGGCGCGTCAACTTACTCGTTGAAATCGCTGTTTCGCGACGAACAGCGGAAAATACTCAACTTGATTTTGGAGACGGCGCTCAATGACGCGGAGGATACCTACCGGCTGTTGTATAACCGGTATGCTCCGATGATGCGGTTCCTCAAAGACTCCGGCGTCCCCATCCCCCGCGCATTGTACGCGGCGGCTGAACTCATCTTGAATGTGAGCATTCGCCAGGCCCTCGAAGAGGAGCAGTTTGATGCCGACCGGATTGAGAGTCTGCTTCACGAGGCGAACTTGGTGGGCGTCTCGCTTCACGTCGAATCGCTGGAATATGCTCTGCGAAAAAACCTGGAAACAGTGTCGGAAGAGATCGTGCAAGCACCCGCGCAGGAGGCCCTCCTGGAACGCTTGCAGGATGTTCTCGATCTTGTGCGCCGTCTGCCGTTTGAGGCGAACCTGTGGAAGACTCAAAACCTCTATTATATGCTGCTGCGAAATCAGTTCCCTTCAGTCCGCAAGCAAGCGGACCAGCAAAACGAACAGGCCCGCCGTTGGATACGGCGGTTTGCAGCGATCGGGGAACTGCTGTCCGTAAAGGTTGAATAA
- the treZ gene encoding malto-oligosyltrehalose trehalohydrolase — protein MNLDVSLGAVYRGGGNCDFLVWAPNCRKVDLHILSPHETVIPLEGGDFGYFRTAASDIQPGARYRFRLDDEAELPDPASRYQPEGVHGPSEVISSEFAWNDSCWFGLPLKDYILYEVHVGTYTPEGTFDAFIPHLDYLVDLGITAVELMPVVQFPGTRNWGYDGAYPFAVHTAYGGPAGLKRLVDACHAKGLAAVLDVVYNHLGPEGNYLVKFGPYFTSRHKTPWGEAVNFDDEYSDGVRRYFTENAIYWLKEFHFDALRLDAVHAILDFSAEPFLERLGVVTRELSEKMNRRLYLIPESDLNDARLIRPRELGGYGLDAQWCDDFHHSLRALLTAERTGYYQDFGELAHLAKSFREGYVYSGQYSRYRRRRHGNSSREAPAERFVVFSQNHDQVGNRMQGERLTELVEFDALKLAAAVVLLSPFLPLLFMGEEYGETARFPYFISHGDPRLVEAVRKGRRDEFLEFQWEGEPPDPQSEDTFRSAKLNHSLKSSGHHAALLAFYKELIRLRKKIPALAHLRKETMAVRAFESEKVLLVRRWEEDEMVACMFHFRKENDSVDVPLPEGEWKKILDAHNPRWGGRAGSLPELISSAGRVRFDLRPFAACVFLKQAERLL, from the coding sequence GTGAACCTTGACGTCAGCCTCGGCGCCGTTTACCGCGGCGGCGGCAATTGCGACTTTCTGGTGTGGGCGCCAAACTGCCGGAAAGTCGATCTTCATATTCTCTCGCCGCATGAGACGGTGATCCCCCTTGAAGGAGGCGATTTCGGCTACTTCCGCACTGCGGCGAGCGACATTCAGCCCGGCGCACGGTACCGATTTCGGCTGGACGACGAAGCTGAGCTGCCGGATCCGGCATCTCGATATCAGCCCGAAGGCGTTCACGGGCCGTCAGAGGTAATAAGCTCGGAGTTTGCCTGGAATGACTCCTGCTGGTTCGGTCTTCCGCTCAAAGACTACATCCTGTACGAGGTCCACGTCGGGACATACACGCCGGAGGGCACCTTCGATGCTTTTATCCCCCACCTCGATTACCTGGTGGACCTCGGGATCACGGCGGTCGAACTTATGCCCGTGGTTCAATTTCCCGGTACTCGGAACTGGGGGTATGACGGCGCCTATCCTTTTGCGGTGCATACGGCATATGGCGGGCCGGCGGGATTGAAGAGACTGGTAGATGCCTGTCACGCGAAAGGGCTTGCGGCGGTCCTGGATGTTGTATACAACCATCTCGGACCGGAAGGAAATTACCTGGTAAAGTTCGGCCCGTATTTTACCTCGCGCCACAAGACCCCATGGGGAGAGGCTGTGAATTTTGATGACGAATACAGCGACGGCGTGCGCCGATACTTCACTGAGAACGCCATCTATTGGTTGAAGGAATTTCATTTCGATGCGCTGAGGCTGGATGCAGTGCACGCCATTCTCGATTTTTCGGCCGAGCCGTTCCTCGAAAGACTGGGCGTCGTCACCCGCGAACTGTCGGAAAAAATGAATCGACGGTTATATTTGATCCCGGAGAGCGATCTCAATGACGCGCGGCTTATCAGGCCGAGGGAGCTTGGCGGATACGGGCTCGACGCGCAGTGGTGCGATGACTTTCACCACTCTCTGCGGGCTCTTCTGACTGCCGAGCGAACCGGATATTACCAGGATTTCGGGGAACTTGCCCATCTTGCGAAGTCTTTTCGCGAGGGATATGTTTATTCGGGCCAATATTCCCGGTATCGGCGGCGGCGCCATGGCAATTCTTCGCGCGAGGCGCCTGCCGAACGTTTTGTCGTTTTTTCGCAGAACCATGATCAGGTGGGCAATCGAATGCAGGGGGAACGCCTGACGGAACTGGTTGAATTTGACGCGCTCAAACTGGCAGCCGCAGTCGTTCTCCTCTCTCCGTTCCTGCCGCTCCTCTTCATGGGAGAGGAATACGGAGAAACCGCGCGCTTCCCTTATTTCATCAGTCACGGCGACCCCCGGCTCGTCGAGGCGGTACGCAAGGGGCGACGCGACGAATTTTTGGAGTTCCAATGGGAGGGCGAGCCGCCTGATCCACAGAGCGAGGACACATTTCGCAGCGCCAAGCTGAACCATTCGTTAAAGAGCAGCGGGCATCATGCAGCGCTTCTCGCTTTTTATAAGGAACTGATTCGGTTGCGCAAAAAAATTCCGGCGCTTGCGCATTTGCGGAAAGAAACCATGGCGGTCAGAGCCTTCGAATCTGAAAAGGTGCTTCTGGTAAGACGATGGGAAGAAGACGAAATGGTCGCGTGCATGTTTCATTTTCGCAAGGAGAATGATTCGGTCGACGTTCCCTTGCCGGAAGGCGAATGGAAAAAAATCCTGGACGCACATAATCCTCGATGGGGCGGGCGGGCCGGTTCCCTGCCCGAATTAATTTCGTCTGCCGGCCGCGTCAGGTTTGATCTTCGCCCCTTTGCCGCATGCGTTTTTCTGAAACAGGCGGAGCGACTTCTATGA
- the glgB gene encoding 1,4-alpha-glucan branching protein GlgB: MNETAAAGAKVRHDVTLLSEDDLYLFNEGSHFRLFDKLGAHLVEREGNAGTCFSVWAPGAERVFVMGDFNEWNKSSHPLYPKGQSGIWEGFIEGVGKGTHYKYHIVSRYHNYRVDKADPLARYYEIPPKTASIVWDVNYSWGDAKWIQNRQSRNSHASPISIYEVHLGSWMRMAQEWQRPLTYREIAPKMAEYVKGAGFTHVQFLPVMEHPFYGSWGYQSLGYFAPTSRYGPPEDFMYLIDLLHQHEIGVILDWVPSHFPSDEHGLGYFDGTHVYEHADPKKGIQPDWNSYIFNYGRNEVRSFLISSALFWMDAYHIDALRVDAVASMLYLDYSRKDGEWVPNEFGGKENLEAIAFLRRFNAEVYKHFPTAQTIAEESTAWPMVSRPTYVGGLGFGMKWDMGWMHDILEYMSKDPVHRKFHHTLLNFRMLYAFHENFVLPLSHDEVVYGKGSLLRKMPGDDWQKFANLRLLLGYMYGQPGKKLLFMGAEFGQWDEWDHEKSLDWHLLDFPFHAGMKRWVEDLNRLYRTEPAMHVFDFDPYGFEWIDCNDSEQSVITFLRKGHSPSHTIVIACNFTPVPRHNYRIGIPHAGFWREILNSDSKDYGGSGQGNLGGIEAAPFPFHGRPNFLMATIPPMGIVFFKCEEKTGEP, translated from the coding sequence ATGAACGAAACGGCGGCGGCCGGAGCGAAGGTCCGGCATGATGTAACGCTGCTCAGCGAGGATGATCTCTACCTTTTTAATGAGGGAAGTCATTTTCGTCTCTTCGATAAGTTGGGTGCTCATCTGGTTGAACGGGAGGGCAACGCCGGAACCTGCTTCTCGGTCTGGGCTCCCGGCGCCGAACGCGTCTTTGTGATGGGTGACTTTAATGAATGGAATAAGTCCAGCCACCCCCTGTATCCCAAGGGGCAGAGCGGCATCTGGGAGGGCTTCATCGAGGGAGTCGGTAAAGGAACTCACTACAAGTATCACATCGTTTCCCGCTACCACAATTACCGGGTGGACAAGGCCGACCCCTTGGCGCGCTACTATGAGATCCCCCCAAAAACGGCCTCAATCGTCTGGGATGTGAATTACAGTTGGGGAGATGCGAAATGGATTCAAAACAGACAGAGCCGGAACTCCCATGCCTCCCCCATCTCGATTTACGAAGTGCACCTCGGCTCCTGGATGCGTATGGCCCAGGAATGGCAGCGGCCCCTGACCTACCGGGAGATCGCGCCGAAAATGGCTGAATATGTGAAAGGCGCGGGCTTCACTCATGTTCAGTTCCTGCCGGTCATGGAGCATCCCTTCTATGGCTCGTGGGGATACCAGTCTCTCGGGTATTTCGCGCCCACGAGCCGGTATGGTCCGCCGGAAGATTTTATGTACTTGATCGATCTTCTCCACCAGCACGAGATCGGCGTGATTCTGGATTGGGTGCCCTCTCATTTCCCGAGCGATGAACACGGATTGGGATACTTTGACGGGACCCATGTGTACGAACATGCTGACCCGAAAAAAGGGATTCAGCCGGATTGGAACAGCTACATCTTCAATTACGGCCGAAACGAGGTCCGGAGCTTCCTTATCAGCAGCGCCCTCTTCTGGATGGATGCCTATCATATCGACGCGCTCCGGGTCGATGCCGTCGCCTCGATGCTCTACCTCGATTACTCACGCAAGGACGGCGAATGGGTACCGAACGAGTTCGGCGGGAAGGAGAATCTGGAGGCTATCGCGTTCCTGCGGCGGTTCAACGCGGAGGTCTACAAGCATTTTCCAACTGCGCAAACAATTGCTGAAGAGTCAACCGCCTGGCCGATGGTGTCCCGGCCCACATATGTGGGCGGCCTCGGCTTCGGCATGAAATGGGATATGGGGTGGATGCACGATATCCTCGAATACATGTCGAAAGACCCGGTTCACCGCAAGTTTCATCACACGCTGTTGAATTTCCGGATGCTGTACGCATTCCATGAGAACTTCGTGCTCCCGCTTTCACATGACGAGGTCGTCTATGGAAAAGGTTCCCTCTTGCGGAAGATGCCGGGCGACGACTGGCAGAAATTCGCCAACCTGAGGCTACTGCTCGGCTACATGTATGGACAGCCGGGCAAGAAGCTGCTTTTCATGGGCGCGGAATTTGGACAATGGGATGAATGGGACCATGAGAAGAGTCTGGACTGGCACCTCCTCGACTTCCCTTTCCATGCGGGGATGAAGCGGTGGGTTGAAGACCTCAACCGGCTGTATCGGACCGAGCCGGCGATGCATGTATTCGACTTCGACCCGTATGGATTTGAATGGATCGATTGCAATGATTCGGAGCAGAGTGTCATCACTTTCTTGCGGAAAGGACATTCCCCCAGTCACACCATTGTCATTGCATGCAACTTTACTCCCGTTCCGCGCCATAATTACAGGATAGGGATTCCGCACGCGGGCTTCTGGAGGGAAATCCTGAATAGCGACTCAAAGGATTACGGCGGCAGCGGACAAGGAAATTTGGGTGGCATCGAGGCCGCGCCATTCCCGTTTCACGGGCGCCCCAATTTCCTCATGGCGACGATACCGCCCATGGGGATCGTATTCTTCAAGTGCGAGGAGAAAACAGGTGAACCTTGA